A DNA window from Paenibacillus sp. HWE-109 contains the following coding sequences:
- a CDS encoding TadE/TadG family type IV pilus assembly protein, giving the protein MMRLFCKEQRGSIVLEASLVLPFFLAFVVGMVICIQIALLELALQTGVAEATKTIAGQLYPLRLLMLEAKTKYDQSTGGEMLNSAIERVMSARSQVKNTENLAEEYAAYIPDSLMELIRWEKEKREFGESKAGAELSDLYENQILPRMYAAFTPIVYAFCDRGTIRKDSFKVSSMTLPSMESGGDAFIGIEAQITYKLPLPFMSHTITLRKKAYERAWVGV; this is encoded by the coding sequence TTGATGCGATTATTTTGCAAAGAGCAGAGAGGCAGCATTGTTTTGGAGGCTTCCTTGGTGCTGCCTTTCTTTTTGGCCTTTGTGGTTGGGATGGTCATTTGTATCCAAATTGCTTTATTGGAACTGGCTTTGCAAACTGGGGTGGCTGAAGCCACTAAAACCATTGCAGGCCAGTTATATCCACTTCGACTCCTGATGTTGGAAGCTAAAACAAAATATGATCAAAGCACAGGTGGCGAGATGCTTAATTCAGCTATTGAACGAGTGATGTCAGCCAGATCTCAGGTTAAGAACACTGAAAACTTGGCGGAGGAGTACGCGGCATATATTCCCGACTCTCTCATGGAATTAATACGTTGGGAAAAAGAAAAGCGTGAGTTCGGGGAGAGCAAAGCTGGAGCTGAGCTGAGCGACCTCTACGAAAATCAAATTTTACCGAGAATGTATGCAGCATTTACACCTATTGTTTATGCCTTTTGTGATCGTGGAACCATTCGAAAAGATAGTTTTAAGGTTTCATCCATGACCTTGCCAAGTATGGAAAGCGGAGGAGATGCTTTTATTGGAATAGAAGCTCAAATTACGTATAAGCTTCCGCTGCCTTTTATGAGTCACACAATCACTTTGAGAAAGAAAGCTTATGAGCGGGCCTGGGTAGGTGTTTAA
- a CDS encoding deoxyribonuclease IV has protein sequence MTKQAKFIGAHVSTRKGYSGAAKMALSIQASAFQYFPMNPRRLSTKQVNVHDAQVCAQLCQEHGLLSIGHAPYPLNPAADEVERDLMVSILKSGLAITDACGSVGLVVHFGKYIGKDPLQGYKNIIQCLNSATQGYEGSAVILLENQAGEGSQLGLTMEEMVQVRKLCEHPDKVGFCLDTCHAFASGLWQGHNWRDLESKALQLDYLPHLKAVHLNDSLHPYGSKRDRHANIGSGFIGLDHFREFLGSPYLNHMPIVLETASGTDGTHLQEIALVKSLIQGP, from the coding sequence ATGACAAAGCAAGCAAAATTTATTGGCGCACATGTCAGCACACGCAAAGGGTATTCAGGTGCGGCCAAAATGGCTCTCTCGATCCAGGCGAGTGCTTTTCAATATTTTCCAATGAATCCGCGGCGGCTCTCAACGAAGCAAGTGAACGTTCATGATGCGCAAGTTTGCGCGCAATTATGTCAGGAACATGGTCTATTATCGATTGGTCATGCGCCTTATCCGCTTAACCCAGCAGCTGATGAGGTCGAACGCGATTTGATGGTAAGTATTTTAAAAAGTGGCCTAGCCATCACTGATGCCTGTGGTTCAGTTGGTTTGGTGGTGCATTTTGGAAAATATATTGGAAAAGACCCGTTACAAGGTTATAAAAATATAATACAATGTTTGAATAGTGCGACTCAGGGATATGAGGGTTCAGCAGTGATTTTACTGGAGAATCAGGCAGGGGAAGGTTCGCAGCTTGGATTGACAATGGAAGAAATGGTTCAGGTACGCAAGCTTTGTGAGCATCCGGACAAGGTCGGTTTTTGCTTGGATACTTGCCATGCTTTTGCAAGTGGTCTTTGGCAGGGGCATAATTGGAGGGATTTGGAGTCAAAGGCCTTGCAGCTTGATTATCTTCCACATCTCAAAGCCGTTCATCTCAATGACTCGCTCCATCCTTACGGGTCAAAGCGAGATCGTCATGCCAATATTGGAAGTGGATTTATTGGTCTGGATCATTTCAGAGAGTTCCTTGGATCCCCATACCTTAACCATATGCCTATTGTGCTAGAGACAGCCTCAGGTACGGACGGGACCCATTTACAGGAGATTGCTCTCGTGAAATCGTTGATCCAGGGTCCGTAG
- a CDS encoding type II secretion protein F: protein MIWLLIVQICMCLLIYFWGSWRYAKQLMEIQYPYRLKVLLPYSYFLVDTLHVMENWPDITAKIHHKLIALHGRSLSAQGSKWLITEMVSASTLICMAFTLLSVLAGKDASLLGFGLLLSAIVPVLMVRDLDVKIRKKRQMIILELPEVLSTIVLLVNAGETVHRAWVRCVEAMPQKSETPLYKELAQAVHELEMNVSFTKVMEDFSKRCALHEVSLFTSTLLLNHKRGGHDFVLSLQSLSLDLWQRRKSVSRTLGEEASSKLVFPMVLIFLIVMVIVAAPALLMMKQ from the coding sequence ATGATATGGTTGCTTATCGTACAAATTTGCATGTGTTTACTCATCTATTTTTGGGGGAGTTGGCGTTATGCCAAACAACTTATGGAAATACAATATCCCTATCGGTTGAAGGTATTACTGCCTTACAGTTATTTCCTAGTAGATACCTTGCATGTCATGGAAAACTGGCCTGATATTACAGCGAAAATACATCATAAACTAATTGCTTTACATGGGCGAAGTCTATCTGCACAAGGCAGTAAATGGTTGATAACAGAGATGGTTTCAGCAAGTACGTTAATCTGTATGGCATTTACCTTACTTTCAGTTCTAGCGGGCAAAGATGCGTCTTTGTTAGGTTTTGGTTTATTGCTATCCGCCATAGTCCCCGTGCTAATGGTTCGTGATTTGGATGTGAAAATTCGCAAAAAGCGGCAAATGATCATTCTTGAATTGCCTGAGGTTTTAAGTACGATCGTACTGCTCGTAAACGCTGGAGAGACGGTTCATCGCGCTTGGGTACGCTGCGTGGAGGCAATGCCTCAAAAAAGTGAAACACCGCTTTATAAGGAACTCGCCCAGGCAGTCCATGAGCTGGAGATGAATGTATCGTTCACGAAAGTTATGGAGGATTTTAGCAAGCGATGTGCGCTTCATGAAGTTTCCTTATTCACGTCAACCCTGCTGTTAAATCATAAACGTGGGGGACATGATTTTGTCCTGTCGCTCCAATCACTCTCGTTAGATCTATGGCAGCGCAGGAAATCCGTTTCGAGAACATTAGGTGAAGAAGCTTCATCGAAGTTGGTCTTTCCCATGGTGCTTATATTCTTAATTGTTATGGTAATCGTTGCAGCACCTGCTTTACTCATGATGAAACAATAA
- a CDS encoding serine/threonine protein kinase yields MTSHKNLLGSCLEGRYQLEALLGQGGMSHVYLAEDLKLKGKKWAVKECFSMEEDRTSFLEEAEMLAQLQHPQLPQLVDYFMTEAGQGFLVMDYIQGPTLQDLFEEKGRILPVSQIVHIAFQLCDLFHYLHSFQPRPIIFRDLKPSNVMLNEHGQVRLIDFGVARHFHHEKQSDTVQMGTLGFAAPEQFLGVQTDARSDLFTLGAMLYYLYSGGQFAYITQKPLELLCPDLPEVITSTVGLLLQEHPHNRCQSAMEVKMRLRTYSSNTTIPIPNLAKNDVADQTAIPEKLIIIGSLFAGVGSTFAAISLSRLLHALRIPNALVEHPVIEPDLYMLLYGDTRAPKGYQFSHSIVKDQQAPTSTVWTDGYSSWFPIHPDGLTDTWQSAESFKLLHTIKKPIVIWDVSTHWEEASVQELCHSADEIIVVLDGSPGKCNRPRSRSLLEKFETYQKRGKRVHLLANGNLPRKVSQEWVESLPIVPLCTIPDFPRDEVRHKVWRGQFIQDQPDIADELNRALAPLLTHILPPVILHKEKAVNASRSWISKFKKHG; encoded by the coding sequence GTGACAAGTCATAAAAATTTGCTGGGTTCATGCTTAGAGGGGCGGTATCAATTAGAGGCTTTGCTTGGACAAGGCGGGATGAGTCATGTGTATCTTGCTGAAGATTTGAAACTCAAAGGAAAGAAATGGGCTGTGAAAGAATGCTTTTCCATGGAAGAAGATCGGACAAGTTTTCTGGAAGAAGCTGAGATGCTGGCGCAACTTCAACATCCACAGCTCCCGCAATTAGTCGATTATTTTATGACAGAGGCAGGGCAAGGATTCTTGGTTATGGACTATATTCAGGGACCTACTTTGCAAGACTTATTCGAAGAAAAGGGCAGGATCTTGCCTGTTTCCCAAATTGTGCATATCGCGTTTCAGCTTTGTGATTTGTTTCATTATTTGCACTCGTTTCAGCCGCGGCCAATCATTTTCCGAGATCTCAAGCCCTCCAATGTCATGCTGAATGAACACGGTCAAGTTCGATTAATTGATTTTGGCGTAGCCCGTCATTTCCATCATGAGAAGCAGTCGGATACGGTGCAAATGGGTACATTAGGGTTCGCTGCTCCTGAGCAATTTCTAGGCGTTCAAACGGATGCACGCTCAGATTTATTTACCCTGGGCGCGATGCTCTACTATTTATACTCAGGTGGGCAATTTGCCTATATTACTCAGAAACCACTTGAACTTCTATGTCCCGACTTACCGGAAGTGATAACATCAACAGTTGGACTTCTACTTCAGGAACACCCTCATAATCGCTGTCAATCCGCAATGGAAGTGAAAATGAGACTTCGAACCTATTCTTCGAATACCACAATTCCTATACCAAATCTTGCGAAAAATGATGTTGCAGACCAGACAGCTATCCCTGAAAAATTAATTATTATCGGCAGTTTATTTGCCGGCGTCGGTTCGACATTTGCAGCAATTTCGCTATCCAGGCTCTTGCATGCCCTGCGAATCCCGAACGCCTTGGTAGAGCATCCCGTCATAGAACCAGACCTTTACATGCTCCTCTATGGAGATACCCGGGCACCAAAAGGTTATCAGTTCAGCCACAGCATAGTGAAGGATCAACAGGCACCGACTTCAACTGTGTGGACGGATGGTTATTCGAGCTGGTTTCCCATTCATCCGGATGGCCTAACGGACACTTGGCAGTCTGCTGAATCCTTTAAACTCTTACATACAATTAAAAAGCCGATCGTCATTTGGGACGTATCGACTCATTGGGAAGAAGCTTCCGTTCAAGAATTATGTCACAGCGCGGATGAAATTATAGTCGTTCTTGACGGTTCTCCCGGAAAATGCAATCGTCCTCGTTCTCGATCCTTGTTGGAGAAATTTGAGACCTATCAGAAAAGGGGGAAAAGGGTTCACTTACTAGCAAACGGGAATTTACCCCGCAAAGTTAGTCAGGAATGGGTCGAAAGCCTACCGATTGTTCCTCTATGTACGATACCTGATTTCCCGCGTGATGAAGTTCGGCATAAGGTTTGGAGAGGGCAGTTTATCCAAGACCAGCCTGATATAGCAGACGAGCTCAACCGTGCGTTAGCTCCTTTGCTTACTCACATTTTACCACCGGTTATTTTACACAAAGAAAAAGCTGTGAACGCTTCTAGGTCATGGATTTCCAAATTCAAAAAGCACGGTTAG
- a CDS encoding type II secretion system F family protein, which translates to MLIIVAILSWLFLGYLERRKQIVKSESSRVNTPITPINQLIDYTNYHLTFKEKGYAILMMSLPTFVVGYIFYKSFILATALSVTGFLFPRVRKHQLIQIRKNKLYVQFKQALSCLSSSMTVGKSIETAFGEALEDLRLLYPDPACFIVLEFSIICRKVENGEPLEVALKNFADRSDLEDVRSFMDVFVTCKRTGGNLVEVMKRTATVIGEKLEISQDISVMIAQKRFESRVLLFAPIAIVAVLAFSSPEYMVPLYSGSGIVIMTVSLVLLGACFLLTQKIMNIKV; encoded by the coding sequence ATGCTTATCATTGTTGCTATTCTAAGCTGGCTATTCCTCGGTTACCTCGAACGAAGAAAGCAAATCGTGAAATCTGAATCTTCCCGTGTGAATACTCCCATCACCCCCATTAATCAATTAATTGATTATACGAACTATCACTTAACGTTCAAAGAAAAAGGGTATGCCATCTTGATGATGTCACTGCCAACGTTTGTCGTCGGCTATATTTTCTACAAAAGCTTTATTCTCGCCACAGCGCTTTCGGTTACTGGCTTCCTATTTCCACGAGTTCGCAAGCACCAACTGATTCAAATTCGTAAAAATAAGCTATATGTGCAGTTTAAACAAGCACTTAGCTGCTTGTCTTCCTCAATGACAGTCGGGAAATCGATAGAAACGGCATTTGGAGAGGCGTTAGAGGATCTGCGGCTGCTTTATCCCGATCCTGCTTGTTTCATTGTATTGGAGTTCAGTATTATTTGTCGCAAAGTTGAAAATGGCGAGCCACTGGAAGTTGCATTGAAAAATTTTGCCGATCGAAGTGATTTGGAAGATGTAAGAAGCTTTATGGATGTCTTTGTGACATGCAAACGAACAGGAGGCAATTTGGTAGAGGTTATGAAGCGTACGGCAACAGTTATTGGGGAGAAGCTTGAGATTTCACAAGACATATCTGTCATGATTGCCCAGAAACGTTTCGAATCGAGGGTGCTGCTTTTTGCTCCAATTGCCATCGTTGCGGTTCTGGCCTTCTCATCCCCTGAATACATGGTGCCTTTGTATAGCGGGAGTGGAATTGTGATCATGACGGTTAGTTTAGTGCTGTTAGGTGCTTGCTTCCTATTAACTCAAAAAATCATGAATATCAAGGTGTAA
- a CDS encoding Flp1 family type IVb pilin — METIGRSFKSFWEDEEGLGTLEILLIVAVLVAIAIIFRKWIVSWFQKLIGDANTDLKDNSAVAPCAPSPTTSCAP, encoded by the coding sequence ATGGAAACAATCGGCCGGAGTTTCAAAAGCTTTTGGGAAGATGAAGAAGGGCTGGGAACATTGGAAATTTTATTGATTGTAGCTGTGTTAGTAGCGATAGCAATTATTTTTAGAAAGTGGATAGTCTCGTGGTTTCAAAAGCTGATTGGAGACGCAAATACTGACTTAAAGGATAACAGTGCTGTTGCTCCCTGTGCACCAAGTCCAACAACTAGTTGTGCGCCTTAG
- a CDS encoding SAM-dependent methyltransferase — MTQTTTYIGTSNHGFAQYAQDEIRKLFPMTKFYLLVPTEVFLFEVPAGTEESLTALKEQEPMFLRHVQPVHQEWELSRTDADIENLKEWLREAYRAGRLGSGQKIATQVRKEERANVPYAPFTIKAALDDIIVGEIQSEPVVRYSDFIISVYISASKVFVGLSKPADNLSDWSGGAIRFMKEEDQISRAKFKLLEAEQRFGIDFSVARTALDIGAAPGGWTSLLLERGLRVTAIDPAAMSPRLLGNPNLKIYKKNAGDVKLKDNEFDLLVCDMSWDPRQMGRLVADLLYSLQSGGTAIITVKLMHKKPFQTVKDILRILEPSLFLIKAKQLFHNREEFTLYLQKT, encoded by the coding sequence ATGACACAAACAACTACCTATATTGGCACCTCGAATCATGGGTTCGCCCAATATGCGCAAGATGAAATTCGTAAATTATTTCCGATGACCAAGTTTTATTTGCTGGTGCCTACCGAAGTGTTTTTGTTTGAAGTACCTGCGGGTACAGAAGAGTCACTAACAGCACTGAAAGAGCAGGAACCCATGTTTCTTCGGCATGTTCAACCTGTCCATCAGGAGTGGGAACTTAGCCGCACAGATGCGGACATTGAAAATCTGAAAGAGTGGCTTAGGGAAGCGTATCGTGCCGGACGTTTAGGTTCCGGTCAGAAAATTGCGACTCAAGTTCGCAAAGAAGAGCGTGCTAATGTACCTTATGCACCTTTTACGATTAAAGCTGCTTTGGATGACATTATTGTCGGCGAAATTCAATCAGAACCTGTGGTACGTTATTCGGATTTCATCATTTCCGTGTATATCAGTGCTTCCAAAGTGTTCGTAGGGCTCTCCAAGCCTGCGGATAATTTGTCTGACTGGTCTGGTGGCGCTATTCGTTTTATGAAAGAAGAAGATCAAATTTCCCGCGCAAAATTTAAACTGCTCGAAGCTGAACAACGATTCGGCATTGATTTTAGTGTGGCAAGAACAGCGCTGGATATAGGAGCAGCTCCTGGGGGTTGGACATCGTTATTGTTAGAACGCGGTTTGCGTGTCACGGCGATTGATCCAGCTGCTATGAGTCCACGGCTTCTTGGCAATCCCAATTTGAAAATTTACAAGAAGAATGCAGGGGATGTCAAGCTCAAAGACAATGAGTTTGATTTGCTTGTTTGTGATATGAGTTGGGACCCACGCCAGATGGGACGTCTGGTCGCTGATTTGTTGTACTCCTTGCAGAGCGGCGGAACTGCGATTATAACGGTTAAACTGATGCATAAAAAGCCGTTCCAAACGGTGAAGGATATTTTACGCATATTGGAACCATCCCTTTTTCTGATTAAAGCCAAACAGCTTTTTCACAATCGAGAAGAATTTACACTATATTTACAAAAGACATAG
- a CDS encoding Fpg/Nei family DNA glycosylase, which produces MPELPEMETYRQQLSRLILGNVVTGVEVERPKSLNVDPELFIHKLVGNQFVGLDRRAKHLVFHLGSGEVLILHLMLGGWMFYGSEAEKPDRTTQVVIRFGVRNLYFIGLRLGYLHLHAVSEAEKLFAKLGPEPLAPNFTFGEFQKVLKSKKGNLKVSLVDQTFLSGIGNCYSDEICFYAGLLPLRKLPSLTEEEQHRLFAAMRSVLLEAIQFGGYIDEPLFVGDRLTGQFDAKCRVYDREGEPCVRCGHPLIKTEVSSRKCFYCANCQS; this is translated from the coding sequence ATGCCAGAGCTTCCGGAGATGGAAACATATCGACAACAGTTGTCGCGTTTGATTCTAGGGAACGTAGTAACCGGCGTAGAGGTGGAGCGTCCTAAATCCTTGAATGTGGATCCTGAACTATTTATCCATAAGCTAGTTGGCAATCAATTTGTTGGTCTAGACCGCAGAGCCAAGCATTTGGTGTTTCATCTAGGATCAGGTGAAGTTTTGATCTTGCATTTAATGTTGGGCGGTTGGATGTTTTATGGCTCAGAAGCTGAAAAGCCTGATCGAACTACACAAGTTGTGATTCGATTTGGCGTGCGGAATTTATATTTTATAGGTTTGCGCTTAGGTTACTTGCATTTGCACGCAGTATCAGAAGCAGAGAAACTATTTGCGAAGCTTGGACCAGAGCCCTTAGCGCCTAATTTTACTTTTGGAGAGTTCCAAAAAGTTTTGAAAAGCAAAAAAGGCAATCTCAAAGTTTCATTGGTCGATCAAACCTTTCTTTCCGGAATCGGAAATTGTTATTCGGATGAAATTTGTTTTTATGCGGGCTTATTACCGCTTCGTAAGCTGCCGTCTTTGACCGAAGAGGAGCAACATCGACTGTTTGCAGCGATGAGGTCCGTCCTGCTTGAAGCTATTCAGTTCGGTGGCTATATTGACGAGCCCTTATTTGTAGGAGACCGGCTAACGGGGCAGTTTGATGCCAAATGTCGTGTCTATGATCGAGAAGGGGAGCCTTGTGTACGCTGCGGTCATCCTTTGATTAAGACTGAAGTTTCAAGTCGCAAATGTTTTTATTGCGCAAACTGCCAATCATGA
- a CDS encoding TspO/MBR family protein yields MFTFIVVFLITYALFSISGVLFPTDLAYYSTLKKPSWNPPAKLFGLAWGILYALISASVAIVYTKTDGFQEAATGYVLILLINYLVNQAFTFFEFKLKDRRLAFIDAALVAITTFFLIIATIPYSKLAAWLLVPYLLWSCFATVLAWSIYQLNKDANRAF; encoded by the coding sequence ATGTTTACATTTATCGTCGTATTCCTCATTACTTACGCGCTTTTTTCGATTTCAGGTGTCCTCTTCCCTACTGATCTTGCTTACTACAGTACATTGAAAAAACCGAGTTGGAATCCACCTGCGAAGTTGTTTGGACTAGCTTGGGGGATTCTTTATGCGCTAATCTCTGCCTCAGTAGCCATCGTCTATACCAAAACGGATGGTTTTCAAGAAGCTGCAACGGGCTATGTACTTATTTTGCTCATCAACTATTTAGTTAATCAGGCATTTACCTTTTTTGAATTTAAATTAAAAGATCGACGTCTTGCCTTTATCGATGCAGCACTCGTTGCAATTACCACCTTCTTCTTAATAATTGCTACGATACCCTACTCCAAATTAGCAGCATGGCTATTGGTTCCTTACTTATTGTGGTCTTGCTTTGCTACCGTGCTGGCTTGGTCGATTTATCAGTTAAACAAGGATGCTAACCGTGCTTTTTGA
- a CDS encoding cyclic-phosphate processing receiver domain-containing protein has translation MIHVYLDDLRPCPQGFSLARNVLECQLLLDEFEVDILSLDHDLGWTSAQTGMDVVIWLLQKRKFPRTIYIHTSSPSACTAMFQMLYTAKPEGMGLYPNRIPDEVLIQISQGTYKQDQE, from the coding sequence ATGATTCATGTATACTTAGATGACTTGCGCCCTTGTCCCCAAGGATTTTCTTTAGCCAGGAACGTCCTTGAGTGTCAATTATTATTGGATGAGTTTGAAGTAGACATTTTATCGCTTGATCATGACTTAGGCTGGACATCGGCACAAACGGGCATGGATGTTGTTATTTGGCTGCTCCAGAAGCGAAAATTTCCGCGAACCATTTATATTCATACCTCTAGTCCTTCCGCATGCACCGCTATGTTTCAAATGCTTTATACCGCCAAACCTGAGGGGATGGGCTTATACCCGAACCGAATCCCGGATGAAGTGCTTATACAAATATCTCAAGGGACGTATAAGCAGGATCAGGAATAA
- a CDS encoding ABC transporter ATP-binding protein, translating into MIHLSNIHFIRGERHILNDVSLHIAPGEHWVLLGRNGSGKTTLLEMMNGYEFPSRGTVDVLGNRYGQCDVREVRKKIGYISQSLFEKMNLSDPVLEVVATGEYAFLRFYQEIPQEVKDRALVMLERVRIPHLADQPLGSLSQGERKKVMLARSLMMKPSILIMDEPAAGLDLYERERFLRDVNDLSKQNITVVYVTHHIEEIIPLFTHVAIIEQGELIAAGRKEDVLTPANIQKAFDVQIALEWYQDRPWIKVFD; encoded by the coding sequence ATGATACATTTATCTAATATTCACTTTATACGTGGCGAGCGTCATATTCTCAATGATGTCAGCTTGCACATTGCACCAGGAGAACACTGGGTATTACTAGGACGCAATGGTTCGGGCAAAACGACCTTGCTGGAGATGATGAATGGATACGAATTCCCAAGCCGGGGGACGGTAGATGTACTGGGAAATCGCTATGGGCAATGTGACGTGAGGGAAGTACGCAAGAAAATTGGTTATATCTCGCAATCCTTATTCGAGAAAATGAACTTAAGTGATCCTGTTCTTGAGGTAGTTGCTACGGGGGAATATGCCTTTTTACGTTTCTATCAGGAAATCCCGCAAGAAGTGAAAGATCGAGCACTAGTGATGCTGGAACGTGTTCGTATCCCGCATTTGGCTGATCAGCCGCTGGGCAGTTTATCGCAAGGGGAGCGCAAAAAAGTCATGTTGGCTCGTTCTCTGATGATGAAACCTTCCATCTTGATCATGGATGAACCCGCGGCTGGATTGGATTTGTATGAGAGAGAGCGTTTCTTGAGGGATGTTAATGATTTAAGCAAGCAGAATATTACCGTCGTTTACGTGACGCATCATATTGAAGAAATTATCCCCTTATTTACGCATGTTGCTATTATTGAACAAGGTGAACTCATTGCGGCTGGACGTAAAGAAGATGTGTTGACCCCAGCCAATATTCAAAAGGCTTTTGATGTGCAAATCGCTTTGGAATGGTATCAAGATCGGCCTTGGATCAAAGTTTTTGATTAG
- a CDS encoding acyl-CoA thioesterase yields MEQRFARESRCFKTSRIFPTDVNNHNTLFGGKLMSYIDDIASIAAHKHCRRSVVTASTDSVDFLSPIHTSDSVCLESFVTWTGTSSMEVFVKVVTEDLKTGARKIAATSFLTFVALDDNKVPVEVPQVVPETEEETKLHESAPQRAEMRRMRRVESKKLAGFFTVNYPWE; encoded by the coding sequence TTGGAACAACGCTTTGCCAGAGAATCTCGCTGCTTCAAGACTTCGCGTATTTTCCCTACAGATGTAAACAATCACAATACGTTGTTCGGTGGTAAGTTGATGTCCTACATTGATGACATTGCGTCGATTGCCGCTCACAAGCATTGCCGCAGGTCCGTTGTAACGGCCTCTACAGATTCCGTAGACTTTCTGTCACCTATTCATACTTCCGATTCTGTCTGCTTGGAGTCTTTCGTCACATGGACGGGGACAAGCTCGATGGAGGTTTTCGTGAAGGTTGTCACGGAGGACTTGAAAACAGGTGCTAGAAAAATTGCCGCGACATCCTTCCTAACATTCGTTGCTTTGGACGATAATAAGGTGCCCGTTGAAGTGCCTCAAGTGGTTCCCGAAACGGAAGAAGAAACGAAATTACATGAGTCGGCACCACAGAGAGCAGAAATGAGACGCATGCGAAGAGTCGAGAGTAAGAAGTTAGCTGGTTTTTTTACGGTGAATTACCCATGGGAATAA
- a CDS encoding CpaF family protein: MNQEVFHALKQEVKERLDLSSTVSDAKLVELIEDSVFSAAVRISWTSNEMQLAVKRIFDSFRGLDVLQPLVDDPTVTEIMVNGHKNIFFERKGAVERYPVVLESEEKLEDLIQMIVSKVNRIVNQSTPIVDARLQNGSRVNIVLPPASLSGPTLTIRKFPEKPLLMEDLIQMGSISQEAASVLQVLVESGYNIFVGGGTGTGKTTFLNALSAWIPSHERIITIEDSAELQILTVPNLVRMETRNANTEGKGEITIRDLIRSSLRMRPNRIIVGEVRGAEALDMLAAMNTGHDGSLSSGHSNTSLDMLSRLETMVLSSAPLPVEVIRKQIASALDILVHISRIRDRSRRVTEIHEVLGLANGEIQLHPLFLFEEKGETSDGKVVGDLVFTGNKLTNRHKIQMAGKKLPEWITCQNESNSI; encoded by the coding sequence ATGAATCAGGAAGTTTTCCATGCATTAAAGCAGGAAGTCAAAGAGCGGTTGGATTTGTCAAGTACAGTCAGTGACGCCAAGTTGGTAGAGCTTATAGAGGACTCCGTATTCAGCGCTGCGGTTAGGATTAGCTGGACATCCAACGAGATGCAGCTTGCTGTCAAACGAATTTTCGATTCTTTTCGAGGATTGGATGTTCTTCAGCCGCTTGTAGATGATCCTACCGTAACGGAAATCATGGTCAATGGTCATAAGAACATCTTTTTTGAAAGAAAAGGAGCCGTTGAAAGATATCCCGTTGTGTTAGAAAGCGAAGAAAAATTAGAAGATTTAATTCAAATGATTGTTTCCAAAGTGAATCGTATCGTCAATCAATCAACTCCCATTGTTGATGCGCGCTTGCAGAATGGATCCAGAGTAAATATTGTACTGCCTCCAGCTTCTTTAAGTGGTCCAACTTTGACCATTCGTAAGTTTCCAGAAAAACCGCTGCTCATGGAAGATTTAATTCAAATGGGCAGCATTTCACAGGAAGCGGCAAGTGTTTTACAAGTCTTAGTTGAGTCAGGTTACAACATATTTGTTGGAGGGGGAACAGGAACTGGTAAAACGACATTTCTCAATGCGCTGAGTGCCTGGATACCTTCCCATGAGCGGATTATTACGATTGAAGACTCTGCTGAATTGCAGATTCTAACGGTGCCTAATTTGGTACGGATGGAAACCAGAAATGCAAATACGGAAGGAAAGGGAGAAATCACAATACGTGACCTGATTCGTTCATCGCTTCGTATGCGGCCTAATCGGATAATTGTAGGGGAGGTCCGGGGGGCTGAGGCATTAGATATGCTAGCTGCGATGAATACTGGACATGATGGAAGTCTCAGTTCGGGGCATTCGAATACATCCTTAGACATGTTAAGTCGTCTTGAGACAATGGTGCTCAGCAGTGCGCCGCTCCCTGTAGAAGTTATCCGCAAACAAATCGCTTCAGCGCTCGATATTTTAGTTCATATAAGCCGCATTCGTGATCGCTCTCGCAGAGTGACTGAGATCCATGAAGTTTTGGGGCTGGCAAATGGCGAGATTCAGCTTCATCCTTTATTCCTCTTTGAAGAAAAGGGTGAAACATCAGATGGGAAAGTGGTTGGCGATCTTGTCTTTACAGGCAACAAATTAACGAATAGACATAAAATCCAAATGGCCGGAAAGAAACTGCCGGAGTGGATCACCTGTCAGAATGAAAGCAATTCAATATGA